CAATCTTCTACAAGGGGCTCCCAACATGGGTCAAAGGTTACTTGGGGTCGCACTTCAAAATTGCTCGAATTTGAggattcctctggtcataaggattcagaaaaaatatacctACCTGTGACGTagggttcttgagttataagcaaaaaggtcaaggtTTGACCTCCACAGCTGGGGTCAACATcgtaaaaaatgctccgattttaaccatagatgtctcaaattgttcccctTTAAAACCATTTCACAGTATTGAAATGTTTGCCGTCTTAAATGTTTCCTTACCCAGGTAACGGGGTGAGATGTCAACCCCCTGATGAACTCTATTGACCCTGTCATATTTTGCTACGTAAcgtatgtaacaaaacatcctggagacctagatggtgcaaacttcttttaatttaaatggttttgcaagaggaacaatttgagacatttttggttaaaattttttacGACGTTGACCCCAGTTGAGGTCAacatttgacctttaacctttttgcttataactcgagaaccGTACGCCACAGGTAGGTCAAACAATACTTTTACTGAATTCTTATGGCAAGAGGAATACTTGAGGGTTATAATATTATTAAGTGCTGGCGACTCACAAGTTTTCGCGCGCTATGTTCGCATTCTTAACTTACATTCAAAATGTgtgcacaatctttagttatataaTGTTACGATCAAAATATAATAGATAATAATAGATATTCGTAACCCCCTTTCGAAAATAATGACCCCCTAAATCAAATAAAACATCATTGTGGTCATTATGGTCACCTTGACTTTTCTAAATCGACCCTGTTTAAGGgctactacacctgcccaattttgtgcctatttttgcatttttctcaaaaattatagcgcattgatgacaaataaggtaattattttataggggcaaggactacaactactgcactggaaatttttatttcagcacagacaacagttgtggagttgagggaaaaccaatatttgatcaataaatcaataactacgtgCATTGAGTTGCTaaattgtcagtgcagtagttgtagtcattcccctataatatacatatcttacttgtcaccaatgcgctataattttgagaaaatgcaaaaatatgcacaaattggccagggtgtagtaccccttaactgtATTAGCTTGTATTATAATCATTGCATCTTGTATTGAGGCTGACCATTTATAATATCTTTATTTCACCCTGTACAGATAATGGCTGGATCCAATCACCTGCTGTTGATTCTCGGCTTGGTCGCCGTCCTGCTCGTAGACGAATGCACGCCCACATTTTTCGAAGGTCTCGGCACGGTTAATGTAGGAACATACCGCCCTCGTGTGTTCAAGAGGCGCGAGAGACGCTCGGCTTTATTCCACGAGACTGCTACGCCTGCGCCGATTCCACCAATCAAAACTTGCCCCTGTAGGTAAGaagttactcgagaactctagcttcgaatttgcacacgatagttacgcattcgatgctacagtactttgctatggtttttcggtcggacagcggcaatttttttgcaccggaggttatttattctgttaatgttgaaagttatttcgatgagtcaactgtatcttttgagcaacatgtgcctattttggacagtctaaattttgctgaagtgtaattttagcaacatttttgatgcaatcgcctgtcgtgatcggctgtgtttacttctgaacttcccattgctttacacggtgtcatgcttcagcgaatccgactagattttgaatgcaatgatctctagcctagaatgtgaagctatcggtgagcaaattcttggctagacttctcgagcaagtaaGAAGCACAAAGATTTCCGCTTACGGCGCATTGCTAATTGCTGTGATACAAAAAAGTACACTTTCTCTAAAATTTCTACCTCTCTTCGTATAGACGAGTTGACATGGGTATACATTTGCTTCCCAGTGGCGTCGGAAGCAATACAATTTTGAAGGGGGGGCATATTGTTTTAccgagattttttttaaatttcagactatttcAACCCAAGATGAATGTAAATTTAACTTTTCTTGGCCAGTGCCCGTGAAGTGTGGAAATGTTTGCAATTTGACCATATCGGGCTAAAAAGgatgatgcacagggcaattcttGTTTGATATGTTCTTCTCTTAGGAAAACTTTAGGGGGGAGGCGTATACCCTCCGCCCCAGCTTCGGCCGCCTATGTTGGTACGCACTCTGTTGgtctgaaataaacaaaaatgcattaACAATGTTATCAAACTTGCTTACAACTGAGCTACATAATATCACataattgaaaacaaagattttgcAAGTTTTGAAAAGCTTTCATGTGGTCTGCCATAGATACTACTGTATTATTATGCCTTGTgagaaacaacagagggcgtccTGAATGTAGTATTAGGCTGCATATTACTAAATAGAATTATGCAATATATTCAGTCAAATCAATGGAAATAACTTATTCAGTTTAAACCTACCCCAAATAACCTCTGAAGTAAGACTGTCACAAGAATTGAGAACCAATTGCACCAGTAGAAGGATATTCCTATAGAAACTGTCTGGTGATGCACCAAGATATTCTAAACAAGTGAAAATGAAACCTTTGTTTCAGGCAGGGATAACGTATTACAATATCTCTCGGTAAATACCACATGTTATTGATTTTATCTTCAGTTCCAAACCATGTCAACATTTTGGTGAGTGTAAAAACTTGAGGACTGATGTAGGCGATGACATCGAGTACGGATTTGAATGC
Above is a genomic segment from Amphiura filiformis chromosome 10, Afil_fr2py, whole genome shotgun sequence containing:
- the LOC140162347 gene encoding uncharacterized protein, with protein sequence MAGSNHLLLILGLVAVLLVDECTPTFFEGLGTVNVGTYRPRVFKRRERRSALFHETATPAPIPPIKTCPCSSKPCQHFGECKNLRTDVGDDIEYGFECTCFEEWEGDTCNMCDTDKKTTVCEDSCFGFNSDGNCNDSGHGHVTSDCAYGTDCSDCSARCMRTEAESTTQELTTYWETTPEPH